A single window of Candidatus Eremiobacterota bacterium DNA harbors:
- a CDS encoding metallophosphoesterase yields the protein MLVAAVLSAWLQYGADGKPHARAAVSDAACPAASVDGRAVKMDERAGKSAQFGDVVCDVAIPAEATHVRVGERALPAPAHDPRTVVVLGDTGCRIGALTAQACDDPAQWPFPKTARAIAAVHPDLVIHVGDYLYREHACPLLAPCKDSPHGDDGPAWFADFLTPAAPIFATAPVVFARGNHEVCARSGSGWLRYLDARVIGSCADETDPFDVDLGDLRIVVFDSSSADDHKADAARTPVYRHELEAVRALATRPDLRPVRARPVPLERWFVTHRPPYVNADERAAMGDALGAFDAVLAGHIHFFAAMNVLSLPPLVINGEGGANLDPNYAAFLGLAAGDLHVQGSVFGSSHFGFGVYTRAATGWTISLRDPDGTERARCALENRTVSCRTGG from the coding sequence ATGCTCGTCGCAGCGGTTCTTTCGGCTTGGCTGCAGTACGGCGCCGACGGCAAGCCGCACGCGCGCGCCGCCGTCAGCGACGCGGCCTGCCCGGCGGCGAGCGTCGACGGCCGCGCGGTGAAGATGGACGAACGGGCCGGGAAAAGCGCGCAGTTCGGCGACGTCGTCTGCGACGTCGCAATCCCAGCCGAAGCAACGCACGTGCGCGTCGGCGAGCGCGCGCTGCCGGCGCCGGCGCACGATCCGCGGACGGTCGTGGTGCTGGGCGACACGGGTTGCCGGATCGGCGCGCTGACCGCGCAGGCGTGCGACGACCCGGCGCAGTGGCCGTTTCCGAAAACCGCGCGCGCGATCGCTGCCGTCCACCCTGACTTGGTCATCCACGTCGGCGACTATCTGTATCGCGAACACGCCTGCCCGCTGCTCGCGCCGTGCAAGGACAGCCCGCACGGCGACGACGGGCCCGCGTGGTTCGCCGACTTTCTCACCCCCGCGGCGCCGATCTTCGCGACCGCGCCGGTCGTTTTCGCGCGCGGCAACCACGAAGTCTGCGCGCGCAGCGGCAGCGGTTGGCTGCGCTACCTCGACGCGCGCGTCATCGGCTCGTGCGCCGACGAGACCGATCCGTTCGACGTGGACCTGGGCGACCTGCGTATCGTCGTCTTCGATTCCTCGTCCGCCGACGATCACAAAGCCGACGCGGCGCGCACGCCGGTCTACCGGCACGAGTTGGAAGCAGTCCGCGCCCTCGCGACGCGCCCGGACCTGCGCCCGGTCCGTGCGCGGCCGGTCCCGCTCGAGCGCTGGTTCGTGACCCACCGGCCGCCGTACGTGAACGCCGACGAGCGGGCCGCGATGGGCGATGCGCTCGGAGCGTTCGACGCCGTGCTGGCCGGGCACATCCACTTCTTCGCGGCGATGAACGTCCTCTCGCTCCCGCCGCTGGTGATCAACGGCGAAGGCGGGGCGAACCTCGATCCGAACTACGCGGCCTTCCTCGGGCTCGCCGCGGGCGATCTGCACGTCCAGGGAAGCGTGTTCGGATCGTCGCACTTCGGGTTCGGCGTCTACACGCGCGCCGCCACGGGGTGGACGATCTCGCTCCGCGATCCGGATGGGACCGAACGCGCGCGCTGCGCGCTCGAGAACCGCACCGTCAGCTGCCGAACCGGAGGATAA
- a CDS encoding metallophosphoesterase translates to MFFAAVLSAWVQYAADGKPHVRALAPQTCPAAVTYAGGSAPMRLRAGAAAGFDEVVCDARIPPAARNVRLENLRLPSPAEAPRRIVVLGDTGCRMSEWEQQNCGDLADWPFPKIARAIAKAHPDLLVHIGDYYYRETNCLQGAKDCVNRWGDTSHSWNADWFWPAKPLFASAPLVLVRGNHEDCERGGPAWFRYLDGAETVTPCVAGAVDGAPPWAVSFGSLRIVVNDSSADPSDAKPDPARIAFYQTSYRKGQALAASAGEAWFVTHRPPYANTNETQALVQSGWKLTPFAAVLAGHVHDFEAINVAGYPPIVINGESGDDLDPAGSTAKYLQEETNGGRPVYALASPAPFATQQFGFAVYEKILGGWRISLRDVDGIERRVCALAKGSVSCL, encoded by the coding sequence ATGTTTTTCGCCGCCGTTCTGTCCGCGTGGGTGCAGTACGCCGCCGACGGCAAGCCGCACGTGCGTGCGCTCGCGCCGCAAACCTGTCCCGCTGCGGTGACGTACGCCGGCGGCAGCGCGCCGATGAGGCTGCGCGCCGGTGCCGCAGCGGGCTTCGACGAAGTCGTGTGCGACGCGCGAATTCCGCCGGCGGCGCGAAACGTGCGGTTGGAGAACCTCCGCCTGCCTTCGCCCGCGGAAGCACCGCGGCGGATCGTGGTGCTGGGCGACACCGGCTGCCGGATGAGCGAGTGGGAACAGCAGAACTGCGGCGATCTCGCCGACTGGCCGTTTCCGAAGATCGCGCGCGCGATCGCGAAGGCGCATCCCGACCTCCTGGTGCACATCGGCGACTACTACTACCGCGAGACGAATTGCCTGCAGGGCGCGAAAGACTGCGTCAACCGCTGGGGCGACACGAGCCATTCCTGGAACGCCGACTGGTTCTGGCCGGCGAAGCCGCTCTTCGCGAGCGCGCCGCTGGTGCTCGTGCGCGGCAACCACGAGGACTGCGAGCGCGGCGGGCCGGCGTGGTTCCGGTACCTGGACGGCGCGGAGACCGTAACGCCGTGCGTCGCGGGCGCGGTCGACGGCGCGCCGCCGTGGGCGGTCTCTTTCGGCAGCTTGCGCATCGTGGTGAACGACTCGTCGGCCGATCCGAGCGACGCGAAGCCCGATCCGGCGCGCATCGCGTTCTACCAGACCTCGTATCGGAAAGGGCAGGCGCTCGCCGCGTCCGCGGGCGAGGCGTGGTTCGTGACGCACCGGCCGCCGTACGCGAACACCAATGAGACGCAAGCGCTGGTGCAGAGCGGGTGGAAGCTTACGCCGTTCGCCGCCGTTCTGGCCGGTCACGTGCACGACTTCGAAGCGATCAACGTCGCCGGCTACCCGCCGATCGTCATCAACGGCGAAAGCGGCGACGATCTCGATCCGGCCGGCTCGACCGCGAAGTACCTGCAAGAAGAGACGAACGGCGGCCGGCCGGTCTACGCGCTCGCCTCGCCGGCGCCGTTCGCGACCCAACAGTTCGGCTTCGCCGTCTACGAGAAGATCCTCGGCGGCTGGAGAATCTCGCTGCGCGACGTCGACGGAATCGAACGCCGCGTCTGCGCGCTCGCGAAAGGAAGCGTCTCGTGCCTCTGA
- a CDS encoding VOC family protein, giving the protein MPLILSHVDLRVRDRAKAIEFYDALLNVLGATREDGKTFTTWQIPPPDAPADWEATEWFGITEDPAMTPGPVRVAFDAPSRGTVDAIATYLPAIGARNIEWDEGIYGGRYYAVFFDDPDGNKLEVCYIGA; this is encoded by the coding sequence GTGCCTCTGATCCTCTCGCACGTCGACCTGCGCGTGCGCGACCGCGCGAAGGCGATCGAGTTCTACGACGCCCTCCTCAACGTGCTCGGCGCGACGCGCGAGGACGGCAAGACGTTCACGACCTGGCAGATTCCGCCGCCCGACGCGCCCGCGGACTGGGAAGCGACGGAGTGGTTCGGGATCACCGAAGATCCGGCGATGACGCCCGGCCCGGTGCGCGTCGCGTTCGACGCGCCCTCGCGCGGCACGGTCGACGCGATCGCGACGTACCTGCCGGCGATCGGCGCGCGGAACATCGAGTGGGACGAGGGGATCTATGGCGGGCGTTACTACGCCGTCTTCTTCGACGATCCCGACGGCAACAAGCTGGAAGTCTGCTACATCGGCGCTTAG
- a CDS encoding peptide ABC transporter substrate-binding protein, with product MGFARSLRTLGVLLCAAAVSACARSSELGTNSAGATVRFAIAADPQSLNPLFAHPDANSVEQQVARLAFEPFIDVDAHGTPVPVLLERIPTLANGDLSRDGRVIVYRLRRGVRWQDGVSVTARDVVWTLHAILDDRNPVRSRAGYDRVARAEALDARTVRITLKEPWAPAVATLFSYGTAPQFVLPAHLLEKEPKLETASFSAHPVGDGPYKLVSWSRGDHLVYEANPAYWRGAPKLARIDVRIVPDPGTNFTLFQSGGVDWNLFSPAQRASLGTPAGVAFRTVPLTLIAGIAVNTTHPPLDDVRVRRALAASIDRETISRKITFGRYPVVDTAQPLGSWARDQSVREPAYDPAAADKLLDAAGWKRGPDGTRAKNGVPLAITYVQFPESGTGVRVATLVHGELEQRGFRVTLKSLSNAQLFLPRSQGGTLASGNFDLAYVPWPMGADPDDSFLLSCGGSGNYMRWCDQRVDALERRAVVAPTREERKRLYAQIERRVADAVPIVYLFNPSYSYAYRTALRGFSPNAFNPTWNAYDWRLGR from the coding sequence ATGGGTTTCGCGCGCTCGCTTCGCACGCTCGGCGTGCTGCTCTGTGCCGCCGCCGTAAGCGCGTGCGCGCGCTCGAGCGAGCTCGGCACGAATTCGGCCGGAGCGACGGTGCGTTTTGCGATCGCCGCCGATCCGCAGTCGCTCAACCCGCTCTTCGCGCATCCGGACGCGAACAGCGTCGAGCAGCAGGTCGCGCGGCTGGCGTTCGAGCCGTTCATCGATGTCGACGCGCACGGGACGCCGGTTCCGGTGCTGCTCGAGCGCATCCCGACGCTCGCGAACGGCGACCTCTCGCGCGACGGCCGCGTCATCGTCTACCGCTTGCGGCGCGGCGTGCGCTGGCAGGACGGCGTCTCCGTTACGGCGCGCGACGTCGTGTGGACGCTGCACGCCATCCTCGACGACCGCAATCCGGTTCGCTCGCGCGCGGGCTACGACCGCGTGGCGCGCGCCGAAGCGCTCGACGCGCGCACCGTCCGCATCACGCTGAAGGAACCCTGGGCGCCGGCGGTCGCGACGCTGTTCAGCTACGGGACCGCGCCGCAGTTCGTGCTCCCGGCGCACCTGCTCGAGAAAGAGCCGAAGCTTGAGACCGCGAGCTTTTCCGCGCATCCGGTCGGCGACGGGCCGTACAAGCTCGTCTCGTGGTCGCGCGGCGACCACCTTGTCTACGAAGCGAACCCCGCGTACTGGCGCGGCGCGCCGAAGCTCGCGCGGATCGACGTGCGCATCGTCCCCGACCCCGGCACGAACTTCACCCTGTTTCAAAGCGGCGGCGTGGACTGGAACCTGTTCTCGCCGGCGCAGCGCGCGTCGCTCGGAACGCCGGCCGGGGTGGCGTTTCGCACGGTCCCGCTCACGCTGATCGCCGGGATCGCGGTCAACACGACGCACCCGCCGCTCGACGACGTGCGCGTGCGGCGCGCGCTCGCGGCGTCGATCGACCGCGAGACGATCTCGCGCAAGATCACCTTCGGCCGCTATCCCGTCGTCGACACGGCGCAGCCGCTCGGCTCGTGGGCGCGCGATCAGTCGGTCCGCGAGCCGGCCTACGACCCGGCCGCCGCCGACAAGCTGCTCGACGCGGCGGGCTGGAAACGCGGGCCGGACGGAACGCGCGCGAAGAACGGCGTGCCGCTGGCGATCACGTACGTGCAGTTTCCGGAGTCCGGGACCGGCGTGCGCGTCGCGACGCTGGTGCACGGCGAGCTCGAGCAGCGCGGGTTCCGGGTGACGCTCAAGTCGCTCTCGAACGCGCAGCTCTTCCTGCCGCGCTCGCAAGGCGGAACGCTCGCGAGCGGCAACTTCGACTTGGCGTACGTACCGTGGCCGATGGGCGCCGACCCCGACGACTCGTTTCTGCTGAGCTGCGGCGGCAGCGGAAACTACATGCGCTGGTGCGACCAGCGGGTCGACGCGCTCGAGCGCCGCGCCGTCGTCGCGCCGACCCGCGAGGAGCGCAAGCGCCTGTACGCGCAGATCGAGCGCCGCGTCGCGGACGCGGTCCCCATCGTCTACCTCTTCAACCCCTCGTACTCGTACGCGTACCGCACCGCGCTGCGCGGCTTCTCGCCGAACGCGTTCAACCCGACCTGGAACGCCTACGACTGGAGGCTCGGCCGCTAA
- a CDS encoding Lrp/AsnC family transcriptional regulator codes for MILKTETMEARNGRPSAGQADLDRTDLRLLAALQRNARSTYAELGALVNLKPPAVHDRVKRLESRGYVRRYAAQLDAHRVGYELTAFVSAYCTPDLDYDAFTTAAAGFPEILEVHSVAGDETYLLKVVTRSTAHLDDFLTRIKRVKGVARTRTTIVLSTPFERGGLPVEALA; via the coding sequence ATGATCCTAAAGACCGAAACGATGGAGGCCAGGAACGGTCGCCCCTCGGCTGGGCAGGCCGATCTCGACCGGACCGACTTGCGCCTGCTCGCTGCGCTCCAGCGCAACGCCCGCTCGACCTATGCCGAGCTGGGCGCGCTGGTGAACTTGAAGCCGCCCGCGGTGCACGACCGCGTGAAGCGGTTGGAGTCGCGCGGCTACGTTCGCAGATACGCCGCGCAGCTCGACGCGCACCGCGTCGGCTACGAGCTGACCGCGTTCGTCAGCGCGTACTGCACGCCGGACCTCGACTACGACGCCTTCACGACCGCGGCCGCCGGGTTCCCGGAGATTCTCGAAGTGCACAGCGTCGCCGGCGACGAGACGTATCTACTCAAGGTCGTCACCCGCTCCACCGCCCACCTCGACGATTTCCTCACCCGCATCAAGCGCGTCAAGGGCGTCGCGCGGACGCGCACCACGATCGTGCTCTCGACGCCGTTCGAGCGCGGCGGGCTGCCGGTCGAAGCGCTGGCGTGA
- a CDS encoding L-erythro-3,5-diaminohexanoate dehydrogenase, translating to MLAPLGSGCRLGSHRVLEPKGALPQAAWRLDNTPRAYANEILCEVETLNVDSASFKQISDACAGDPDAIGAHVTATVSERGKQHNPVTGSGGMFVGRVLEIGPALAARDDVAVGDRIASLVSLTLTPLQLDAVESVDATTGQIHVRGKAILFESGIYARLPDDLPTSVALAVLDVAGAPAQVRRLAQPGETVCVIGADGKSGLLACAQARERVGPSGRVVGITPNAQTPAAQLLLEHGYADELVAADARDALAILEAIPAALPQLADLVVNCVNVSGTELASILCCREGGTVYFFSMATSFTAAALGAEGVGKDVTMMVGNGYAKGHAGVALQTLRNHPPLKDYFIARYAALAT from the coding sequence CTGCTCGCACCGCTCGGCAGCGGCTGCCGGCTCGGCTCGCACCGCGTTCTCGAACCGAAGGGCGCGCTGCCGCAGGCGGCATGGCGGCTCGACAACACGCCGCGCGCGTACGCGAACGAGATCTTGTGCGAGGTCGAGACGCTCAACGTCGACTCGGCCTCGTTCAAGCAGATCAGCGACGCCTGCGCGGGCGATCCCGACGCGATCGGCGCGCACGTCACGGCGACGGTGAGCGAGCGCGGCAAGCAGCACAACCCGGTGACCGGGAGCGGCGGCATGTTCGTCGGCCGCGTGCTGGAGATCGGGCCCGCGCTCGCCGCGCGCGACGACGTCGCGGTCGGCGACCGCATCGCCTCGCTGGTCTCGCTGACCCTCACGCCGCTGCAGCTCGACGCGGTCGAGTCCGTCGACGCGACGACCGGGCAAATCCACGTGCGCGGAAAAGCGATCTTGTTCGAGAGCGGGATCTACGCGCGGCTCCCCGACGATCTGCCGACCTCGGTCGCGCTCGCCGTGCTGGACGTGGCGGGCGCACCCGCGCAAGTGCGCCGGCTCGCGCAGCCGGGCGAAACCGTGTGCGTGATCGGCGCGGACGGCAAGTCGGGGCTGCTGGCCTGCGCGCAGGCGCGCGAGCGGGTCGGCCCCAGCGGCCGCGTGGTCGGTATCACGCCGAACGCGCAGACGCCGGCAGCGCAGCTGCTGCTCGAGCACGGCTACGCGGACGAGCTGGTCGCCGCCGACGCGCGCGACGCGCTGGCGATCCTCGAAGCGATCCCGGCCGCGCTGCCGCAGCTCGCCGACCTGGTCGTCAACTGCGTGAACGTGAGCGGGACCGAGCTGGCCTCGATCCTGTGCTGCCGCGAAGGCGGAACGGTGTACTTCTTTTCGATGGCGACCTCGTTCACCGCGGCGGCGCTCGGCGCCGAGGGCGTCGGAAAAGACGTCACCATGATGGTCGGCAACGGCTACGCCAAAGGCCACGCGGGGGTCGCGCTGCAGACGCTGCGCAACCATCCGCCGCTCAAAGACTATTTCATCGCGCGCTACGCCGCGCTCGCAACCTAG
- a CDS encoding KamA family radical SAM protein has translation MSTSHHPVKPPVDPALLEHRNLRSGEFWRTIPAYEHVDEKTFLDHIWQGRNSIKTPEELFETIGAIVDPTFLEDAREGFRRAPMAVRVSPYAIATIDWTQPYEDPIRRQFIPVASKLLPDHPRLTLDSLREQDDAPVQGLTHRYVDKALFLPLQTCPVYCRFCTRSYAIGPDTESVDKASLAKTPDLWKQAFAYIASRPEIEDVVISGGDTYQLAPKNVTLIGESLLAIPHVRRMRFATKGPAVMPMKILTDHAWVDALTGVVEKGRKLGKDVVLHTHFNTPSEITEITRQAMDVLFQRGITVRNQSVLIRGVNDDAQRMTTLVKRLSWINVHPYYVYMHDLVKGVEEMRTSVQTSINLEKAVRGTTAGFNTPLFICDAPGGGGKRDVHSFDYYDRENGIVVYSAPSVKPGQSFLYFDPIDTLAPEAQARWAVPAIQDEMIREAVARAGGKVAALA, from the coding sequence ATGTCCACCTCGCACCACCCCGTCAAACCGCCCGTCGACCCGGCGCTGCTCGAGCACCGCAACCTGCGCTCGGGCGAGTTCTGGCGCACGATACCGGCGTACGAGCACGTCGACGAGAAGACGTTCCTCGACCACATCTGGCAAGGACGCAACTCGATCAAGACGCCCGAGGAGCTGTTCGAGACGATCGGCGCGATCGTCGACCCGACGTTCTTGGAAGACGCGCGGGAAGGCTTTCGCCGCGCGCCGATGGCGGTGCGCGTCTCGCCGTACGCGATCGCGACGATCGACTGGACGCAGCCGTACGAGGATCCGATCCGCCGGCAGTTCATCCCCGTCGCCTCGAAGCTGCTCCCCGATCATCCGCGGCTGACGCTGGACTCGCTGCGCGAGCAGGACGACGCGCCGGTCCAGGGCCTCACGCACCGCTACGTCGACAAGGCGCTCTTCCTGCCGCTGCAGACGTGCCCGGTCTACTGCCGGTTCTGCACGCGCTCGTACGCGATCGGCCCGGACACCGAGAGCGTCGACAAAGCCTCGCTCGCGAAGACGCCCGATCTGTGGAAGCAGGCCTTCGCGTACATCGCCTCGCGGCCGGAGATCGAGGACGTCGTGATCTCGGGCGGCGACACCTACCAGCTCGCGCCGAAGAACGTCACGCTGATCGGCGAGTCGCTGCTGGCGATCCCGCACGTGCGCCGCATGCGCTTCGCGACCAAAGGCCCGGCGGTGATGCCGATGAAGATCCTCACCGACCACGCCTGGGTCGACGCGCTGACCGGTGTCGTCGAGAAGGGTCGCAAGCTCGGCAAGGACGTCGTCCTGCACACGCACTTCAACACGCCGAGCGAGATCACCGAGATCACCCGGCAGGCGATGGACGTGCTCTTCCAGCGCGGGATCACGGTGCGCAACCAGAGCGTGCTGATCCGCGGCGTCAACGACGACGCACAGCGGATGACGACGCTGGTGAAGCGGCTGTCGTGGATCAACGTCCATCCGTACTACGTCTACATGCACGACTTGGTGAAGGGTGTCGAGGAGATGCGCACTTCCGTGCAAACCTCGATAAACTTGGAGAAAGCGGTGCGCGGCACGACCGCCGGCTTCAACACGCCGCTGTTCATCTGCGATGCGCCCGGCGGCGGCGGCAAGCGCGACGTCCACAGCTTCGACTACTACGACCGCGAGAACGGCATCGTCGTCTACAGCGCACCGTCGGTGAAGCCGGGACAGTCGTTCCTCTACTTCGACCCAATCGACACGCTGGCTCCCGAAGCCCAAGCCCGCTGGGCCGTCCCCGCCATCCAAGACGAGATGATCCGCGAAGCCGTCGCCCGCGCGGGCGGAAAGGTCGCCGCGCTGGCGTAG
- a CDS encoding antibiotic biosynthesis monooxygenase → MLINAVTYTFPVAEADEAERLFRELRAASLGEAGCLGYEVCRGDGDAAGTFVLYEKWRDKAALDEHYEQVHFVRLALNGLRPLATSRTAVRGTPVE, encoded by the coding sequence ATGCTCATCAACGCCGTGACGTACACCTTTCCTGTGGCCGAGGCCGACGAGGCGGAGCGGCTCTTCAGGGAGCTGCGCGCGGCCTCGCTCGGCGAGGCTGGGTGTCTAGGCTACGAGGTCTGCCGCGGAGATGGGGATGCCGCCGGGACGTTCGTGCTTTACGAGAAGTGGCGCGACAAGGCGGCGCTCGACGAGCACTACGAGCAGGTTCACTTCGTGCGGCTCGCGCTCAACGGGCTGCGTCCGCTGGCGACCAGCCGCACGGCCGTTCGAGGGACGCCGGTCGAGTAG
- a CDS encoding TIGR00730 family Rossman fold protein has product MRVCVYCGSSPGDDGRYAAIARAFGAALARAGIGVVYGGGRVGLMGALADAALEADGDVVGIIPRFLQEREIAHGGVDLRVVESMHERKQLMSELADAFVALPGGFGTFEEFFEIVTWVQLRLIDAPCIVANVDGYYDALLALIDGAHAKGFISAKNRAIVESFDSLDEVIARLIREAPATRTAAREDVT; this is encoded by the coding sequence GTGCGGGTCTGCGTCTACTGCGGGTCGTCGCCCGGGGACGACGGGCGCTACGCGGCGATCGCGCGCGCGTTCGGCGCGGCGCTGGCGCGCGCCGGGATCGGCGTGGTGTACGGCGGCGGGCGCGTCGGGCTGATGGGCGCGCTCGCCGACGCGGCGCTCGAAGCGGACGGCGACGTGGTCGGGATCATCCCGCGGTTCTTGCAAGAGCGCGAGATCGCGCACGGCGGCGTCGACTTGCGCGTCGTCGAGTCGATGCACGAGCGCAAGCAGCTCATGTCGGAGCTCGCCGACGCGTTCGTCGCGCTGCCCGGCGGCTTCGGCACGTTCGAAGAGTTCTTCGAGATCGTCACCTGGGTGCAGCTACGGCTGATCGACGCGCCGTGCATCGTCGCCAACGTCGACGGGTACTACGACGCGCTGCTCGCGCTGATCGACGGCGCGCACGCCAAAGGCTTCATCAGCGCGAAGAACCGCGCGATCGTCGAGTCGTTCGACAGCCTGGACGAGGTGATCGCCAGGCTGATCCGCGAAGCTCCGGCGACGCGAACGGCCGCAAGGGAAGATGTGACATGA
- a CDS encoding NAD-dependent succinate-semialdehyde dehydrogenase, giving the protein MVIGGEPVGPDARRTLAVHDPASGEEIGRLPIATTEDLERALESAQRGFARWRATSPYDRANVLRTAARLIRERVDPIARILTLEQGKPLSESRLEILATADILEWSGEEGRRAYGRVVPGRSPAVRQLVMREPVGPVAAFTPWNFPAITPGRKLAGALGAGCSIIIKPSEETPATALALYDALRDAGLPDDVVNVVYGDPPHISETLIASPVIRKISFTGSTAVGKHLARLAADGLKRATLELGGHAPVIVSDKADLGKAVGMSVSAKFRNAGQVCVSPTRFFVQENVVAKFTEAFAAKGASLRIGHGLEDTTQMGSLANARRRDAMVSLVEDTTRRGGRVHIGGSPLDSPGFFFPPTVFTDVPADARVLNEEPFGPIAVITPYRELSDAIAQANALPYGLAAYAFTQDVGESIRLGNEIEAGMIGINHFGIAFAELPFGGIKDSGYGSEGGTEGLDGYLLTKTVTTS; this is encoded by the coding sequence ATGGTGATCGGCGGAGAGCCGGTCGGCCCGGACGCGCGGCGCACGCTCGCCGTGCACGATCCGGCGAGCGGCGAGGAGATCGGCCGGCTTCCGATTGCCACCACGGAAGATCTCGAGCGCGCGCTCGAATCCGCGCAGCGCGGTTTTGCGCGCTGGCGCGCGACCTCGCCCTACGACCGCGCGAACGTGCTGCGCACCGCGGCGCGGCTGATCCGCGAGCGCGTCGACCCGATCGCGCGCATCCTCACGCTCGAGCAAGGAAAACCGCTTAGCGAGTCGCGGCTCGAAATTCTCGCCACCGCCGACATCCTCGAGTGGAGCGGCGAAGAAGGCCGGCGCGCGTACGGGCGCGTCGTGCCGGGCCGCTCGCCGGCGGTGCGGCAGTTGGTGATGCGCGAACCGGTCGGCCCGGTCGCGGCGTTCACGCCCTGGAACTTCCCCGCGATCACGCCGGGGCGCAAGCTCGCGGGCGCGCTCGGCGCCGGCTGCTCGATCATCATCAAGCCGTCCGAAGAAACCCCCGCGACGGCGCTGGCGCTCTACGACGCGCTGCGCGACGCGGGCTTGCCCGACGACGTCGTGAACGTGGTGTACGGGGACCCGCCGCACATCTCCGAGACGCTGATCGCCTCGCCGGTGATCCGCAAGATCTCGTTCACCGGCTCGACCGCGGTCGGCAAGCACCTTGCGCGGCTCGCCGCGGACGGGCTCAAGCGCGCGACGCTCGAGCTCGGCGGACACGCGCCGGTGATCGTCAGCGACAAAGCCGACCTCGGAAAAGCCGTCGGGATGTCCGTCTCGGCGAAATTCCGCAACGCCGGACAAGTCTGCGTCTCGCCGACGCGGTTCTTCGTGCAGGAGAACGTCGTCGCGAAGTTCACCGAAGCGTTCGCCGCGAAGGGAGCCTCGCTGCGCATCGGGCACGGGCTCGAAGACACGACGCAGATGGGCTCGCTGGCGAACGCGCGCCGGCGCGACGCGATGGTCTCGCTGGTCGAAGACACGACGCGGCGCGGCGGCCGCGTGCACATCGGCGGCTCGCCGCTCGACTCCCCCGGATTCTTCTTTCCGCCGACCGTCTTCACCGACGTTCCCGCCGACGCGCGCGTGCTCAACGAAGAACCGTTCGGGCCGATCGCGGTGATCACGCCGTACCGCGAGCTCTCCGACGCGATCGCGCAGGCGAACGCGCTGCCCTACGGGCTCGCGGCGTACGCGTTCACGCAGGACGTCGGCGAGTCGATCCGGCTCGGCAACGAGATCGAAGCCGGGATGATCGGGATCAACCACTTCGGGATCGCCTTCGCCGAGCTGCCGTTCGGCGGAATCAAAGACTCCGGCTATGGAAGCGAAGGCGGCACCGAAGGGCTCGACGGTTACCTGCTCACGAAGACCGTCACGACCAGCTGA
- a CDS encoding helix-turn-helix transcriptional regulator has translation MHNVLTKIEFSVLEGLAEGLQSKEIASRIGRSTATVEFHIRSLYMKMLARSRAHLVARAYDEGYLRTREPA, from the coding sequence GTGCACAACGTTCTCACCAAGATCGAGTTTTCCGTTTTGGAAGGCCTGGCCGAAGGCTTGCAGAGCAAGGAAATTGCTTCTCGCATCGGCCGCAGCACGGCGACCGTCGAATTCCATATCAGGTCGCTCTACATGAAAATGCTCGCTCGTTCACGCGCTCATCTCGTGGCGCGCGCCTACGACGAAGGTTATTTGAGGACACGCGAGCCGGCGTAG